From Humibacter ginsenosidimutans, a single genomic window includes:
- a CDS encoding extracellular solute-binding protein produces MKAFEKLNPNITVKTQPYDWVATTFTAQLAGGTLPDVFTVPFTDGTSLINQGQVADISSLISKLPYVDKFNPAVISNAKSSSGKIEGLPISAYGQALYYNRQLFTQAGLNPDKPPTTWSELQTDAKAIAEKTGQAGFSTMTQENTGGWSLVTLAYAFGGRAEKVDGKKATATVDTKPFQKALQVLHDLRWNDNAMGADFLYNWNSINQDFAAGKVGMYISGGGNYTSLVQQNAIDPKIVGETVIPLDGKNSGALGGGTIAFVRAKTSSAVQDAAVKWIDYYYMQQQYDKTASVSAAKLAIASNQPVGVPQVPVFDKATYDKTLEWTKKYVNVPLNQFAPYAKGEFKQQIIPEPAQQTQALYGKLDPVVQAVLTNKNADIPTLLSQANTTIQSLLDSGN; encoded by the coding sequence GTGAAGGCCTTCGAAAAGCTCAACCCGAACATCACCGTCAAAACGCAGCCCTACGACTGGGTGGCGACGACGTTCACCGCGCAACTTGCCGGTGGAACCCTGCCCGACGTGTTCACGGTGCCGTTCACCGACGGGACCTCGCTCATCAATCAGGGACAGGTGGCCGACATCAGTTCTCTGATCTCCAAGCTGCCCTATGTCGACAAGTTCAATCCCGCGGTGATCAGCAACGCCAAGAGCTCATCCGGGAAGATCGAGGGCCTCCCGATCTCCGCCTACGGCCAAGCCCTCTACTACAACCGCCAGCTGTTCACGCAGGCCGGTCTGAACCCGGACAAGCCGCCGACCACGTGGAGCGAACTGCAGACCGATGCGAAGGCCATCGCCGAGAAGACCGGCCAGGCCGGGTTCTCCACGATGACGCAGGAGAACACCGGCGGTTGGTCGCTGGTCACCCTGGCGTACGCGTTCGGCGGTCGAGCGGAGAAGGTCGACGGCAAGAAGGCGACCGCCACCGTGGACACCAAGCCGTTCCAGAAGGCTTTGCAGGTGCTGCATGACCTGCGTTGGAACGACAACGCGATGGGTGCAGACTTCCTCTACAACTGGAACAGCATCAACCAGGACTTCGCGGCCGGCAAAGTCGGCATGTACATCAGCGGCGGCGGCAACTACACCTCGCTGGTGCAGCAGAACGCGATCGACCCGAAGATCGTTGGTGAGACGGTGATCCCGCTCGACGGCAAGAACTCGGGTGCACTCGGTGGCGGGACGATCGCCTTCGTGCGCGCCAAGACGAGCAGCGCCGTGCAGGACGCTGCAGTCAAGTGGATCGACTACTACTACATGCAGCAGCAGTACGACAAGACAGCGTCGGTGTCGGCGGCGAAGCTGGCCATCGCATCCAACCAGCCCGTCGGCGTGCCGCAGGTGCCGGTGTTCGACAAGGCCACGTACGACAAGACGCTGGAGTGGACGAAGAAGTATGTCAACGTGCCGCTGAACCAGTTCGCGCCCTACGCCAAGGGCGAGTTCAAGCAGCAGATTATCCCCGAGCCCGCTCAGCAGACACAGGCGCTTTACGGGAAGCTCGATCCGGTCGTGCAGGCCGTGCTGACGAACAAGAACGCCGATATCCCCACGCTGCTGTCGCAGGCGAACACCACCATCCAGTCGTTGCTCGACTCGGGCAACTGA
- a CDS encoding carbohydrate ABC transporter permease: MTTIVFLLPLLVVFGVFSWYPIVRSVIMSFQTTNLVSAPVFVGWQNFVAVFNDPLLGTAVLNTLWFALLALLFGYPIPLVVAVLMSEVRKARGLFSVLAYLPVVVPPVVAVLLWKFFYSGSASGVFNTVLGWVGIPPQPWIESTASAMPSLVLEATWSAAGGTIIIYLAALIGVPSELYDAAEVDGAGIWQKIWHVTMPSLRGILFVTFILQIIGTAQVFLQPYLFTDGGPSNATLTILLLIYNYAFGNSAGGSYGEATALSIMLAVALAILSFIYFRGTKRWSA; encoded by the coding sequence GTGACCACCATCGTCTTCTTGCTGCCACTCCTTGTGGTGTTCGGCGTCTTCTCCTGGTACCCGATCGTCCGCTCGGTGATCATGAGCTTCCAGACGACCAACCTGGTTAGTGCGCCGGTATTCGTCGGCTGGCAGAACTTCGTCGCCGTCTTCAACGATCCGCTGCTGGGCACCGCCGTGCTCAACACACTTTGGTTCGCCTTGCTCGCCCTGCTGTTCGGCTACCCCATACCCCTCGTCGTCGCCGTGCTGATGAGCGAAGTGCGCAAGGCGCGCGGCCTGTTCAGCGTGCTGGCCTACCTCCCGGTCGTCGTGCCGCCGGTGGTGGCCGTGCTGCTGTGGAAGTTCTTCTACAGCGGCAGCGCGAGCGGAGTATTCAACACCGTGCTCGGATGGGTCGGGATACCACCCCAGCCCTGGATCGAGAGCACGGCGAGCGCGATGCCGTCGCTCGTGCTGGAGGCCACCTGGTCGGCGGCCGGGGGAACCATCATCATCTACCTCGCCGCGCTGATCGGAGTGCCATCAGAGCTCTACGACGCCGCCGAGGTCGACGGCGCCGGCATCTGGCAGAAGATCTGGCACGTGACCATGCCGTCGCTGCGAGGCATCCTCTTCGTGACATTCATCCTCCAGATCATCGGCACGGCACAGGTGTTCCTGCAGCCCTACCTGTTCACCGACGGCGGCCCGAGCAACGCGACCCTGACGATCCTCCTCCTGATCTACAACTACGCCTTCGGCAACAGTGCCGGAGGAAGCTACGGGGAAGCAACCGCCCTCAGCATCATGCTCGCCGTCGCCCTGGCGATCCTCTCCTTCATCTACTTCCGCGGAACAAAGCGTTGGAGCGCATAG
- a CDS encoding carbohydrate ABC transporter permease, with amino-acid sequence MRDESTDRGIVSSGEWRRPGIGATMRILHGLLLVALLICGLGPMLWLLKSGLTPTQDTLRQPLALFPHGIDWSNLVTAWTDVHVGQYVGNTLALAAGCWFVQIVVATTGGYVLSVLRPRYGRALMGLILATLFVPSIVLLVPLYLTILNPPLLGTSMINTFWAVWLPSGASAFNVVIVTRFFDSLPREVFEAARTDGAGPFRLFWSVVLPMSRPIIGVVSVFAVIASFNDFLWPFLVLPDPSLQPLSVRLPSIQPTTDLGVFLAALTIATLIPVVLFLLLQRFFLRGAGMQGAVKG; translated from the coding sequence ATGCGAGACGAATCCACCGACCGCGGAATCGTCTCCTCAGGCGAATGGCGCCGTCCAGGCATCGGCGCAACCATGCGCATCCTGCACGGGCTCCTGCTCGTCGCCCTGCTGATCTGCGGCCTGGGGCCCATGCTCTGGCTGCTGAAGTCCGGGCTCACCCCCACCCAGGACACCCTCCGTCAGCCGCTCGCACTGTTTCCCCACGGCATCGACTGGTCCAACCTCGTCACCGCGTGGACAGACGTGCACGTCGGACAATACGTGGGCAACACCCTCGCGCTCGCGGCGGGCTGCTGGTTCGTGCAGATCGTCGTCGCCACCACCGGCGGATACGTGCTTTCGGTGCTCCGCCCGCGCTATGGGCGCGCCCTGATGGGGCTGATCCTCGCAACCCTGTTCGTACCCTCGATCGTGCTGCTCGTACCCCTGTATCTCACGATCCTGAACCCGCCCCTGCTGGGCACATCGATGATCAACACGTTCTGGGCGGTGTGGCTGCCGTCCGGGGCGAGCGCGTTCAATGTGGTCATCGTCACCCGATTCTTCGACTCGCTGCCGCGCGAGGTGTTCGAGGCCGCCCGCACAGACGGAGCAGGGCCGTTCCGGCTCTTCTGGTCAGTCGTGCTGCCCATGTCGAGGCCGATCATCGGCGTCGTCTCCGTCTTCGCCGTCATCGCCTCGTTCAACGACTTCCTCTGGCCGTTCCTCGTGCTCCCAGACCCTTCACTGCAACCGCTATCGGTTCGCCTGCCGAGCATCCAGCCCACCACCGACCTCGGCGTCTTCCTCGCGGCACTCACTATCGCGACGCTCATCCCAGTGGTCCTGTTCCTGCTCCTGCAACGCTTCTTCCTGCGCGGTGCCGGCATGCAAGGCGCCGTCAAAGGCTGA
- a CDS encoding glycoside hydrolase family 13 protein, whose protein sequence is MKLSPRSSTAPVEGLADSPVAWWQTAVVYEVYVRSFADGNGDGIGDLEGVRSRLGYLRDLGVDALWFTPWYASPWVDGGYDVADYRQIHPDFGTVAEAETLIAEAAGLGIRTIVDVVPNHVSSQHSWFREALASAPGSEARSRFWFRPGRGVRGQEPPTRWPSSFSGETWTRTTNADGSPGEWYLHLFDAEQPDLNWDDPTVRNEFEDVLRFWFDRGVAGVRVDSAAFLVKDPGLPEMEAEGTAHPFLDRDEIHDIYRRWRLVTDEYPQRALVGEIWLPDLDRFARYLRPDELHMAFNFDFMVQPWDAGAFRHSIVETLAVHERVGAPATWVLSNHDITRPVTRYGRDDSAFSFETKRFGIPTDLERGTARARAAALLTGALPGVLYVYQGDELGLPEAEDLPTESRHDPMFFRSEGRDPGREGCRVPLPWTASGSSFGFSSASSGGSRRPWLPQPGDWGAYSVEAERADPRSMLSLYTGMIRLRRDLPDLTDEPLEWLPSDDDVLAFRRGAVSCVVNMSDHGIELPLGARVLIGSAPVAEGALAPDTAVWLHGESLPGDTASLPVARPASAD, encoded by the coding sequence ATGAAGCTCAGTCCCCGATCCTCGACAGCTCCCGTCGAGGGGCTTGCCGATTCTCCAGTCGCATGGTGGCAAACGGCGGTGGTCTACGAGGTGTACGTGCGCAGCTTCGCGGATGGCAACGGGGACGGCATCGGTGATCTGGAAGGGGTTCGATCCCGGCTGGGCTATCTGCGCGACCTGGGGGTGGACGCCCTGTGGTTCACCCCGTGGTATGCGTCGCCCTGGGTGGACGGCGGATATGACGTGGCCGACTACCGGCAGATCCATCCCGACTTCGGCACGGTCGCCGAAGCCGAGACGCTGATCGCGGAGGCGGCCGGGTTGGGCATTCGGACCATCGTCGATGTCGTGCCGAACCATGTGTCGTCTCAGCACAGCTGGTTCCGGGAAGCACTCGCTTCCGCGCCGGGGTCTGAGGCGCGGTCACGGTTCTGGTTCCGTCCCGGGCGCGGCGTACGCGGTCAGGAGCCGCCGACGCGGTGGCCCTCGAGCTTCTCGGGTGAGACGTGGACGCGTACCACGAACGCGGACGGCAGTCCCGGCGAGTGGTATCTGCACCTGTTCGACGCCGAGCAGCCGGATCTGAATTGGGACGACCCGACCGTGCGAAACGAGTTCGAGGATGTCTTGCGGTTCTGGTTCGATCGCGGTGTCGCCGGTGTACGCGTCGATTCGGCGGCCTTCCTGGTGAAGGATCCCGGACTCCCGGAAATGGAAGCTGAGGGTACGGCCCATCCGTTCTTGGACCGCGACGAGATCCACGACATCTATCGCCGGTGGCGGCTCGTCACCGACGAGTATCCGCAGCGCGCGCTCGTGGGAGAGATCTGGCTACCCGACCTGGACCGGTTCGCTCGGTATCTGCGGCCGGACGAACTGCACATGGCGTTCAACTTCGACTTCATGGTGCAACCGTGGGACGCAGGAGCGTTTCGCCATTCGATCGTGGAGACGCTGGCGGTGCACGAACGAGTCGGAGCGCCGGCGACCTGGGTGCTGTCGAATCACGACATCACCCGACCAGTCACCCGATACGGCAGAGACGACAGCGCGTTCTCGTTCGAGACCAAGCGTTTCGGCATCCCGACCGATCTGGAGCGCGGCACCGCTCGTGCACGCGCGGCCGCTCTGCTGACCGGGGCCCTGCCTGGTGTCTTGTATGTGTACCAGGGTGACGAGCTCGGCTTGCCCGAGGCCGAGGACCTCCCGACTGAAAGCCGGCACGACCCGATGTTCTTCCGCTCCGAGGGTCGCGACCCGGGACGAGAAGGATGCCGCGTGCCGCTTCCTTGGACCGCTTCCGGATCATCCTTCGGATTCTCATCTGCATCATCCGGCGGCTCCCGCCGGCCCTGGCTGCCACAGCCGGGGGACTGGGGTGCCTACAGCGTCGAAGCCGAACGCGCAGATCCCCGCTCGATGCTGTCTCTGTACACCGGAATGATCCGCTTGCGCCGTGACCTCCCCGACCTCACTGACGAGCCCCTGGAATGGCTGCCGTCGGACGACGACGTGCTCGCTTTCCGACGGGGCGCGGTCAGTTGCGTCGTGAACATGTCCGATCACGGCATCGAACTTCCGCTGGGCGCACGCGTGCTCATCGGAAGCGCCCCCGTCGCCGAAGGAGCACTCGCTCCTGACACTGCGGTGTGGCTCCACGGCGAGTCGCTTCCCGGCGACACCGCCTCTCTCCCCGTCGCCCGGCCCGCCTCGGCGGACTGA
- a CDS encoding ABC transporter ATP-binding protein: protein MSGIGHGPAPGHGRGRGHGGDIASQKAANAQAPKIPHLLRRVGALFAPHKLALSVTVTLVLISAALSVVPPLLTQRVFDDGLFPGTGHPNVGVTITLVVAMIVVYLASSGLGVWQTYLTATVGNKVMGALRVKLFRHLQSMELSFFTRTKTGVIQSRLQNDVGGVASVLTNTISSVLGNIVTVIAAFVAMLLLNWQLTLIAVVLMPFLVIAQRRVGQVRARIATATQESLSDMTAITQETLSVSGILLSKSFNRQHAETARYSAENETQVALQVKETMSGQWFFAMVNIFLSSIPAIVYLVSAWLLNGGTTDITAGTIVAFTTVQARLLFPLMGIMQTALNLQTSSALFARIFEYLDLKPAIQDAPGAVGLSASDPIGEVEFRDVTFRYPDARDEERPTLDDVSFTIRPGQFAAFVGPSGAGKTTVSYLVPRLYEASDGAVLFGGKDVRALQHDSLIDHIGIVSQETYLFHATIAENLRYAAPDATQQQLEAAARAANIHDTIAGFPDGYDTVVGERGYRLSGGEKQRIAIARVLLKDPEVLILDEATSALDTISERVVQQALDSASHGRTTLAIAHRLSTVIGADVIFVIDRGRVVEHGTHAELLALDGEYARLYEEQARVSVAA from the coding sequence ATGAGCGGTATCGGACACGGCCCGGCGCCAGGACACGGTCGCGGCAGGGGACACGGCGGCGACATCGCCTCGCAGAAGGCGGCGAACGCGCAGGCGCCGAAGATCCCGCACCTGTTGCGCAGGGTGGGCGCGCTCTTCGCGCCGCACAAGCTCGCGCTCTCGGTGACGGTGACGCTGGTGCTGATCTCGGCAGCGCTCTCGGTGGTGCCGCCGCTGTTGACGCAGAGGGTGTTCGACGACGGGCTCTTCCCGGGCACCGGGCATCCCAACGTCGGAGTGACGATCACGCTGGTGGTCGCGATGATCGTCGTCTACCTCGCCTCGAGCGGGCTCGGCGTGTGGCAGACCTACCTCACGGCCACGGTCGGCAACAAGGTGATGGGCGCGTTGCGGGTGAAGCTCTTCCGGCACCTGCAGTCGATGGAGCTGAGCTTCTTCACGCGCACCAAGACGGGGGTCATCCAGTCGCGGCTGCAGAACGATGTCGGCGGCGTGGCGAGCGTGCTCACGAACACCATCTCGAGCGTGCTCGGCAACATCGTCACGGTGATCGCGGCCTTCGTCGCGATGCTGCTGCTCAACTGGCAGCTCACGCTGATCGCCGTCGTGCTGATGCCTTTTCTCGTGATCGCCCAGCGGCGCGTGGGTCAGGTGCGGGCGCGTATCGCCACGGCCACCCAGGAGTCGCTCTCCGACATGACCGCGATCACTCAGGAGACGCTGAGCGTGTCGGGCATCCTGCTCTCCAAGAGCTTCAACAGGCAGCACGCCGAGACCGCCCGCTACTCGGCCGAGAACGAGACCCAGGTCGCGCTCCAGGTGAAGGAGACGATGAGCGGCCAGTGGTTCTTCGCGATGGTGAACATCTTTCTGTCGTCCATCCCCGCCATCGTCTACCTGGTGTCGGCGTGGCTGCTGAACGGTGGCACCACCGACATCACGGCCGGAACCATCGTGGCGTTCACCACGGTGCAGGCGCGGTTGCTGTTCCCGCTGATGGGCATCATGCAGACGGCGCTCAACCTGCAGACCTCCAGCGCGCTGTTCGCCCGCATCTTCGAGTACCTCGACCTGAAGCCTGCGATTCAGGATGCTCCAGGTGCAGTCGGGCTGTCGGCTTCCGACCCGATCGGCGAGGTCGAGTTCCGCGACGTGACGTTCCGCTACCCCGACGCCCGAGACGAGGAACGGCCGACGCTCGACGACGTGTCGTTCACCATCCGCCCCGGTCAGTTCGCGGCCTTCGTGGGCCCTAGCGGCGCGGGCAAGACGACGGTCTCGTACCTCGTTCCGCGGTTGTACGAGGCGTCGGACGGCGCCGTGCTGTTCGGGGGCAAGGACGTGCGCGCGCTGCAGCACGACTCGCTCATCGACCACATCGGCATCGTCAGCCAGGAGACCTACCTCTTTCACGCGACCATCGCCGAGAACCTCAGGTACGCGGCACCGGATGCCACGCAGCAGCAGCTCGAGGCGGCGGCGCGGGCCGCGAACATCCACGACACCATCGCGGGGTTCCCCGACGGCTACGACACAGTCGTGGGGGAGCGCGGGTACCGGCTCTCCGGTGGCGAGAAGCAGCGCATCGCGATCGCGAGGGTGCTGCTGAAGGATCCGGAGGTGCTCATCCTCGACGAGGCGACGAGCGCGCTCGACACCATCTCGGAGCGTGTTGTGCAGCAGGCTCTCGACTCCGCCTCGCACGGGCGAACGACGCTTGCCATCGCGCACCGGCTCTCGACGGTGATCGGCGCCGACGTCATCTTCGTGATCGACCGCGGCCGCGTTGTCGAGCACGGCACCCACGCCGAGCTGCTCGCCCTCGACGGCGAGTATGCGCGGCTCTACGAGGAGCAGGCGCGGGTGAGCGTTGCCGCGTAG
- a CDS encoding LacI family DNA-binding transcriptional regulator: MYRYIIPSQPAMIAPAGNSVPWGVIVSRRVTLKDIADEAGVSIMTVSNSLNGKRGKVSESTIERIEQIARRRGYVPSASARSLAADSSKLIGLLVPAEANATLALSPYNVEVFGVLERELRGRGYHVLFRGVSTAEEVDIALRSWNLDGAILLGFPDRGVERVHPPANTTIVALDSYASTTDAIEVRSDDFQGGRLAAAHLLTQGHRRILFAGPDIGTTGVIHERFAGFIAAFGEADAEWDPADREEGESTYEAGIAIGRELTSRHPAITAVFATADVLAIGIIEGLREQEIAVPKDVSVVGFDNLDVDNYITPKLTSIDQDVYTKALNAAQLLLTAIEGQTIDQPITPCTSD; encoded by the coding sequence GTGTACCGCTATATCATCCCGAGTCAACCCGCTATGATCGCACCAGCAGGAAATTCGGTGCCGTGGGGAGTAATCGTGAGCCGTCGAGTCACCTTGAAAGACATCGCCGACGAAGCAGGCGTCAGCATCATGACGGTGTCGAACTCGCTCAACGGCAAACGTGGCAAGGTGTCCGAGTCCACCATCGAACGCATCGAGCAGATAGCCCGTCGCCGCGGCTACGTCCCCAGCGCCTCGGCCCGCAGCCTCGCCGCCGATTCATCGAAACTCATCGGACTGCTGGTCCCCGCAGAGGCGAACGCCACTCTCGCACTCAGCCCCTACAACGTCGAAGTCTTCGGCGTGCTCGAGCGCGAGCTTCGTGGCCGCGGATACCACGTACTGTTTCGCGGCGTCTCGACAGCCGAAGAAGTGGACATCGCGCTGAGGTCTTGGAATCTGGACGGCGCCATCCTCCTCGGCTTTCCCGACCGAGGAGTGGAACGAGTCCATCCGCCGGCCAACACGACGATCGTCGCCCTGGACAGCTACGCATCCACGACCGACGCGATCGAAGTCCGCTCCGACGACTTCCAGGGCGGTCGCCTCGCCGCAGCGCACCTCCTCACCCAGGGACACCGACGCATCCTGTTCGCAGGTCCCGACATCGGAACCACGGGTGTCATCCACGAACGCTTCGCGGGGTTCATCGCAGCGTTTGGGGAGGCGGACGCCGAGTGGGATCCAGCGGATCGTGAGGAAGGCGAGTCCACATATGAAGCAGGTATCGCCATCGGCCGTGAACTCACGTCCCGCCACCCGGCGATAACGGCCGTGTTCGCCACTGCCGACGTGCTGGCCATCGGCATCATCGAGGGGCTCCGAGAGCAAGAGATCGCGGTTCCGAAGGACGTCTCCGTCGTGGGCTTCGACAATCTCGACGTCGACAACTACATCACGCCCAAGCTGACCTCGATCGACCAGGATGTCTACACGAAAGCGCTCAACGCAGCGCAGCTCCTGCTCACTGCCATCGAGGGTCAGACGATCGACCAGCCAATCACCCCCTGCACGTCAGACTGA